In Desulfurella sp., the genomic window GAATTTAAAGAACGCATAGGTGAAAAGTATTTAGCATAAAAGGAGGTGTTATGTTTGTAGACTACTACAAAATTGATGATTTACTAGGTGATGAAGATAAATTGCTCAGGGATAGTCTAAGAAAATTTTTAGAAGACAATATAAAACCGCTTATTAAACAAGCGTGGCACAAGCAAGAAAAACTTGATTTTAGAACCATTGCAAAACAATTTGGTGAACTTGGCATACTTGGTAGCTTTATAGAAGAAAAATACAATTGTCCTGGTGCAACCTATACAACATATGGCATTGTATGTCAGGAAGTAGAACGTATAGATAGCGCTCTAAGAAGTTTCGTAGCGGTAAATACAGGTCTAGTTATGTATCCCATCTGGCGCTATGGCAGTGAAGATCAAAGAATGCAGTTTTTGCCCAAGCTTGCAAGCGGAGAGAAAATAGGTTGCTATGGTTTAACAGAGCCAGATGCAGGCTCAGACCCATCAAGCATGAAAACTACTGCAAAAAAAATCAAAGACAAATGGGTGTTAAATGGTTCAAAAATGTGGATAACAGAAGCAGAAATTGCTGATGTAGCAATAGTGTGGGCAAAAGATGCTGATGATGGCAAAGTAAAGGGTTTTATTGTAGAAAAAGGAACACAAGGCTTTTATCAAAAAGACTTAGAAGAGCTTGGTTCTATGAGAGCAGGCGGTGTTGGCGAGCTAGCTTTTACTGATTGTGCAATACCTTTAGAAAATAGATTACCAAATATTGAAGGTCTAAAGGGCCCGTTTTCTTGCCTTAATATGGCAAGATATGGCATATCCTGGGGAGCAATTGGCGCTAGTATGGATTGTTTTGAAACTGCCCTTAGTTACTCTCTTGATAGAAAACAATTTGGCGAGCCCATTGCATCATACCAGCTAGTCCAGGAAAAACTTGCCAATATGATTACAGAAATTACAAAAGCTCAACTTGTAAGCTTAAGGCTTTCTCAGTTGTTAAATGAAAATAAAGCAACTCCAGCTCAAATTTCTCTTGCAAAAAGAAACAATGTAAGAACAGCGAGGTTTTGCGCTCAAACAGCAAGAGAAATCCTTGGCGCAAATGGCATAAGCCTAGATTACTCACCAATTCGACATATGGCAAATATTGAATCAGTATATACTTATGAAGGCACAGACGATATGCATACGCTTATAATTGGTAGAGACATAACAGGAATTGAGGCTTTTAGAAAAAAATGAATAAAAGGTTACCGCTTGAAGGCATAAAGGTACTTGATTTATCACGCGTTTTAGCTTTGCCTTTTGCCACCATGATACTATCAGATTTAGGTGCAGAAGTAATAAAGGTAGAAAGACCAAAAGTTGGCGATGAAACACGCCATTGGGGACCTCCTTTTTTGAAAACAGAAAGCGCTTATTTTCTTTGCACGAACCGTAATAAGAAAAGTATTACTGTTGATATAAGCAAAAAAGAAGGCCAAAAAATTATACATGAGTTAGTTAGGCTTTGCGATGTATTTGTAGAAAACTTCAAAGTAGGAGAACTCACAAAATATTCACTTGATTACAAAAATATAAAAAAGTTAAACCCAACAATTGTATACTGTTCATTAACTGGCTATGGCCAAAATGGACCAAAAAGCAATCTTCCAGGGTATGATTTTATAATGCAAGGTGAAAGCGGATTAATGAGCATAACCGGGTTACCAAAAGGCCAACCCATGAAAGTAGGCGTTGCTATTTTAGATATTATATCAGGTTTATATGCAACAATAGCAATACTTGCCAGTTTGTATAAAAGACAAAAAATCAAACAATCAGAATACATAGACCTTGCACTGTATGATTGTGCAGTATCCAGTCTTGCAAATGTTGCATCAAATTATCTGGTTAGCGCTAAAATACCGAAGCGCTATGGAAATGCTCACCCCAATATTGTTCCATACCAAACATTCAAAGCCAAAGACAAATACTTTAATTTAGCTGTAGGTAATGATGAACAATTTCAAAAATTAGCTAACTTGTTAAACACAGATGCTCTAAAACAAGATAAATTCAAAAAAAATGAAAATAGAGTAAGAAATAGAAAAGAATTGGTAAAAATTTTACATGAGGTATTCAAAACTCAAAATGCTCAATATTGGGTTGACTTATTTCAATCTCACAACATACCGGCAGGTCATATAAACAACCTTAAAGAAGTATTTGAAGACAAACAGTTGCTTGAAAGGGATATGGTTAAAATAATAAATCACCCATTTGGTATGTTAAAAATTGTTGGCACCCCTATAAAACTATCAAACTCATCCATTTCAGAGCCAAAAAGTCCACCCCTTCTTGGTCAGGATACAATAAACGTGCTTAAAAAATTACTTCATTACAATAAAGCATATATAAAACACTTAAAAAACCAAAATGTAATTTAATGTAATTTCGTATTGACAAAAAGGTAAAAGTGTTTATTTTTCAAAAAGAGGGTTTTAAAGTTAAAATGATTTTTAAATTTAAAAGGGGAATTTAATGAGTCTGCTAACCAGACCAAACGAACTATCATTAGAAAAAATCATACCATTAAGCACAAGTAATACATTAAGAAACAACTTTATGGTATTGGATGAAGAATTGCCTGCAAATATTAGATTTGGGCTTTTGCTAGAGATTATGGATACACTCGCTGCTGATACTGCAAGGCTGTATGTAAATCAGTTTTACAAAGATGCCGTTGTAGTAACTGCGGCAATTGATACAATAATAGTGCGAAACCCAGCTGATATTGCAAGAGATTTGGTTTTTAAGTCTCGTATAAACTATGTAGGCAAAACATCAATGGAAGTAGGCATAAGAATCGAACAGCCAAACCCTCAAACTCATATTGCAACTTGTTATTTTACGCTTGTAGCAAGAAGAGGTCCAAGGGACAATCGTGTAAGCGTTGCGCTCCCACCTTTAAATTATATTGATGATATGGAAAAAAGACGTTATCAAAAAGCCATAGAAAGAAAAGAACACTATATGGCTCAAAAAAATTTGGAAAGCCAACCTCCATCTTTGGAAGAATATAGACTTTTAGAAAAATTACATAAAGCCCAGGAAGATCAAAACTTTAATGGACTTTTAGCATCTAAGCTATTTCTTACTTCATGGGAGCGAACATTTCCTGCCTACAAAAATCCAAACCAAACAATATTTGGTGGTTATCTAGCAAGAAGATCCTATGAGCTTTCCACCATGTGTGCAGAACTTATTGCAACAAAAAGGCCAATAATTGCAGCAGTAAACAGGATGAATTTTATAAATCCTGTTAAAATTGGAGATAAATTATTGTTTAAAAGCAATATAGTCTATACACACAAAAGTTTTATATGTATAGAAACAACTATATCACGTATGGGACGCTACGAGAAAAAAATTAGTAATTTAACCGATTCGTGCTTATTTACATTTGTTAATGTAGATGAAAAATTAAAACCTTATCCTGTAGAAACTATTTACCCTTTAACTTATTTTGAAGACCAAAAATACTTAGAAGCAAGAAGAAGTTTAACTGCAATAATTTCTGAAATAAAAAACGGCTTGCTTAAAGAAAGCGACTTAGCTCATTTTGACTGATTTTTAAAAGTTTCTAAAAGATAATTTTCAAATATTGTTTGAGCTTTGTTGTAGCTATTTATTCTCATCATATAAAACCATCTATATATTTTAATATTTGTAATGGGAATTTCTTTTAGCATACCCATTTGAAGTTCATTTTTAATTATAAGCTCACTTAAAGCTGAGATGCCCAAATTGCAAGATACAGCATTTTTAATGGCTTCTGGATTATTGAATTCATAGGCTACTTTTACATGAGCGCCTAATTTTGCAAGTTCTGCTTCTATAATCTGTCTGGTACCNNNNNNNNNNCTCGCTCACGCATAATAAATTGTTCTTTTAATAATTCTTTTAATGTTACTTTTTGTTGCGAAGCAAATTTATGCTGAGGAGAACAAATAAACGTTAACTTATCTTTGGCAAAACGTATTATCTTAATTGATTTATCATTTGTATAAGGTAAGCCTTCAATTAAGGCAAGATCAATTTCTGAGGTGCGAAGTTTTTCGATTACTTCTGAACTATTTGCAATAAATAAACTCAAATCAATATCTGGATAAGTTTGTTTAAACTTTACAATAAACTCTGGCAATAAGTAGTTACCAATTGTCATGCTTGCACCAATTGACACACGTCCCTTTTTTAGGGTATTGAAATTTTCCAAACACAACTTTGCTTCTTCTAAAATATCAAAAATTTTTTTTGTATAGTAATAAAATTCTTTACCCTCTTCTGTTAAATACAAGCGTCTATTTTTTCTCAAAAATAATTTAACAGAAAATTTTGTTTCCAAATCTTTTATAGTTTGACTAACTGCCGATTGAGTGACCAAAAGCTCTTTTGCACTCTTGCTCATATTAAGTGTTTTTGCTACACTATTGAATACCACTACATGATGTAGTGACAAATCAGCCACATTCATAAGTTCTCCTAATACCTTGTTTAAAAGTTCTAATTTGCATTATACATAAAAATTAATTATATTACAAGTGTAAAAAAAATAAAGGAGGATTTTATGAGACGCAGTAAAGTAACTGTTATTGGAGCAGGTAATGTAGGCGCAACAGCAGCGCATTGGGCAGCAATTGAAGGTCTTGGTGATGTAGTTTTATTGGATGTTTTAGAAGGTATTCCTCAAGGTAAAGCCCTTGATCAATCTCAGTTTAGGCCTATTTCTGGTATTTCTTGCAGTATCATTGGTACAAACGATTACAAAGATACTGCTGATTCTGATGTTATTATCATTACATCCGGTATTGCAAGAAAACCTGGTATGTCAAGGGATGATTTACTTGCCACAAATGTAAAAATAGTAAAAGAAGTTACAGAAAAAGCGTTGGAATACTCAAAAGATGCTTATTTAGTTGTAGTTACAAACCCAATAGATGCTATGGTTTATACTTCTTACAAAGTATCGGGCTTACCAAAAAATAAAGTTATTGGTATGGCAGGCGTGTTGGATTCAGCAAGGTATAGATCATTTTTAGCAGATGCTATTGGTGTTTCTCCAAAGGATGTAAATGCTATTGTTATGGGAATACATGGTGATTATATGTTGCCTTTGGTAAGACTTGCAAATGTGTGCGGCATTCCGATAACCGAACTTTTACCAAAGGATGAAATTGATGCTATTGTAAAAAGAACTCAAAATGGCGGTGCAGAAATCGTTGCACACCTAAAAACAGGTTCAGCTTACTATACACCGGCTGCTGCAGCTGTTGAGATGGCAAAAGCAATTATTTTTGATGAAAAAAGAGTACTGCCATGCGCAGCATACCTTGAAGGCGAGTTTGGCATTTCTGGTTATTTTTTAGGTGTACCAGTTGTAATAGGTAAAAATGGCGTCGAAAAAATATTGCAATTTAAACTCACAGAAGAAGAGCAATCATTGCTTAAATTATCTGTTGAAAAAGTTAAAGAACAGGTAGCTTCAGTAAATAAAATTTTGGGTTGGTAGAGAGGTTTTCCTCTCTATCTTTAAAAAGGAGAGCTAAATGAAAATTTTAGTCACAGAGCATGTGGCTCAAGAAGGTCTGGATTACATAAGAAAAAATAACATCGAAGTAGAAGAAAAATTTAATCTAACGCCGCAGGAATTAGCACAAATAATAGGCGATTATGATGCAATAANNNNNNNNNNGCAATAATTACTCGAAGTGGTACACGCATTACCAAAGAAACACTTGAAAGACCTGGAAAATTAAAAGTAATAGGTAGAGCCGGCGTTGGAGTAGATAGTATAGATATAGCAGAAGCTAGCAAAAAAGGTATAATTGTTATCAATGCACCAGGCGCAAATACAATAGCAGCAGCAGAACTAACCATGGGTATGATGCTAAATGCTCTAAGAAAACTTCCCACTGCTCACTACAGCTTAAAGTATGAGCGCAAATGGGATAGAAAAAAATTTATGGGTGTTGAGCTTTCTGGCAAAACACTGGGCATTGTAGGCCTTGGACATGTCGGTAGCGAAGTTGCAAAACGTGCAAAAGCTTTTGGAGCAAAATGCATTGCATATGATCCATACATAAAAAAATCAAAAGCTGTAGATTTAGGTGTAGAACTAGTAGAACATTTTGACGAAATCCTTGAAAGATCAGATATAATAACTTTTCATACGCCTCTTACAAAAGAAACAAAAAACATGATGACAAAAAAAGAAATAGATAAAACAAAAGATGGCGTTATTTTAATTAACTGTGCACGCGGTGGTATAATTAATGAAAAAGACTTGTACGACAGTATAAAATCTGGCAAAGTAGCAGCTTGTGGTATTGATACATTTGAAAAAGAACCAGCAACAGACAATCCTTTGCTTGATTTAGATAATGTTTTTGTTACACCACACATTGGAGCAAATAGTAATGAATCTCAAATAAATGTTTCTTTAATTTTAGCCCAGCAGATAGTTAATGCACTTCTTGGCAAACCTTATCAAAATGCAATCAATATACCATTTATTAAGGATAAAATGTCTAAAGAACACAGATTATATTTTGACTTGGCAGAAAAAATGGGTAGTTTAGCAGCCCAGCTAACAGAAGGCAGACCCAGTCAAATCGATATAGTAATGGTTGGCGCACGTTTTGAAGAAGATGTTGTAGAAAAAGCATTCGATGTACCATTTAATTATCAGCCATTTACAATTGCTGCCTTAAAGGGCTTTTTGGAATTTAGCATGAGCGATAATGTTTCCTATATGAATGCACCGTATGTAGCAAAAGAACTTGACATAATAGTTTCTGAAGCAAAAGCAAAAAATTACGAAAACTATAATAATCAGCTTCTGATGAAAATTACTACAGATAAACAAACAAAATCTATCGGTGCAACATTATTTGAAGATGGAACACAAAAAATTGTTCTTGTAGACGAATTTAGAACTGATATCACACCAAAAGGCATATACCTATATATTATAAACAGAGATAAACCTGGTA contains:
- a CDS encoding acyl-CoA dehydrogenase family protein, translating into MFVDYYKIDDLLGDEDKLLRDSLRKFLEDNIKPLIKQAWHKQEKLDFRTIAKQFGELGILGSFIEEKYNCPGATYTTYGIVCQEVERIDSALRSFVAVNTGLVMYPIWRYGSEDQRMQFLPKLASGEKIGCYGLTEPDAGSDPSSMKTTAKKIKDKWVLNGSKMWITEAEIADVAIVWAKDADDGKVKGFIVEKGTQGFYQKDLEELGSMRAGGVGELAFTDCAIPLENRLPNIEGLKGPFSCLNMARYGISWGAIGASMDCFETALSYSLDRKQFGEPIASYQLVQEKLANMITEITKAQLVSLRLSQLLNENKATPAQISLAKRNNVRTARFCAQTAREILGANGISLDYSPIRHMANIESVYTYEGTDDMHTLIIGRDITGIEAFRKK
- a CDS encoding CoA transferase, which codes for MNKRLPLEGIKVLDLSRVLALPFATMILSDLGAEVIKVERPKVGDETRHWGPPFLKTESAYFLCTNRNKKSITVDISKKEGQKIIHELVRLCDVFVENFKVGELTKYSLDYKNIKKLNPTIVYCSLTGYGQNGPKSNLPGYDFIMQGESGLMSITGLPKGQPMKVGVAILDIISGLYATIAILASLYKRQKIKQSEYIDLALYDCAVSSLANVASNYLVSAKIPKRYGNAHPNIVPYQTFKAKDKYFNLAVGNDEQFQKLANLLNTDALKQDKFKKNENRVRNRKELVKILHEVFKTQNAQYWVDLFQSHNIPAGHINNLKEVFEDKQLLERDMVKIINHPFGMLKIVGTPIKLSNSSISEPKSPPLLGQDTINVLKKLLHYNKAYIKHLKNQNVI
- a CDS encoding acyl-CoA thioesterase encodes the protein MSLLTRPNELSLEKIIPLSTSNTLRNNFMVLDEELPANIRFGLLLEIMDTLAADTARLYVNQFYKDAVVVTAAIDTIIVRNPADIARDLVFKSRINYVGKTSMEVGIRIEQPNPQTHIATCYFTLVARRGPRDNRVSVALPPLNYIDDMEKRRYQKAIERKEHYMAQKNLESQPPSLEEYRLLEKLHKAQEDQNFNGLLASKLFLTSWERTFPAYKNPNQTIFGGYLARRSYELSTMCAELIATKRPIIAAVNRMNFINPVKIGDKLLFKSNIVYTHKSFICIETTISRMGRYEKKISNLTDSCLFTFVNVDEKLKPYPVETIYPLTYFEDQKYLEARRSLTAIISEIKNGLLKESDLAHFD
- a CDS encoding LysR substrate-binding domain-containing protein, which encodes GTRQIIEAELAKLGAHVKVAYEFNNPEAIKNAVSCNLGISALSELIIKNELQMGMLKEIPITNIKIYRWFYMMRINSYNKAQTIFENYLLETFKNQSK
- a CDS encoding LysR family transcriptional regulator, producing the protein MNVADLSLHHVVVFNSVAKTLNMSKSAKELLVTQSAVSQTIKDLETKFSVKLFLRKNRRLYLTEEGKEFYYYTKKIFDILEEAKLCLENFNTLKKGRVSIGASMTIGNYLLPEFIVKFKQTYPDIDLSLFIANSSEVIEKLRTSEIDLALIEGLPYTNDKSIKIIRFAKDKLTFICSPQHKFASQQKVTLKELLKEQFIMRER
- the mdh gene encoding malate dehydrogenase; this translates as MRRSKVTVIGAGNVGATAAHWAAIEGLGDVVLLDVLEGIPQGKALDQSQFRPISGISCSIIGTNDYKDTADSDVIIITSGIARKPGMSRDDLLATNVKIVKEVTEKALEYSKDAYLVVVTNPIDAMVYTSYKVSGLPKNKVIGMAGVLDSARYRSFLADAIGVSPKDVNAIVMGIHGDYMLPLVRLANVCGIPITELLPKDEIDAIVKRTQNGGAEIVAHLKTGSAYYTPAAAAVEMAKAIIFDEKRVLPCAAYLEGEFGISGYFLGVPVVIGKNGVEKILQFKLTEEEQSLLKLSVEKVKEQVASVNKILGW
- the serA gene encoding phosphoglycerate dehydrogenase; translation: AIITRSGTRITKETLERPGKLKVIGRAGVGVDSIDIAEASKKGIIVINAPGANTIAAAELTMGMMLNALRKLPTAHYSLKYERKWDRKKFMGVELSGKTLGIVGLGHVGSEVAKRAKAFGAKCIAYDPYIKKSKAVDLGVELVEHFDEILERSDIITFHTPLTKETKNMMTKKEIDKTKDGVILINCARGGIINEKDLYDSIKSGKVAACGIDTFEKEPATDNPLLDLDNVFVTPHIGANSNESQINVSLILAQQIVNALLGKPYQNAINIPFIKDKMSKEHRLYFDLAEKMGSLAAQLTEGRPSQIDIVMVGARFEEDVVEKAFDVPFNYQPFTIAALKGFLEFSMSDNVSYMNAPYVAKELDIIVSEAKAKNYENYNNQLLMKITTDKQTKSIGATLFEDGTQKIVLVDEFRTDITPKGIYLYIINRDKPGTIGKIGTILGNLNINIAGFHLSRQKSGLAMSFIELDTQPSQEAINLLRKIEDIELVKAIVF